One genomic window of Roseateles sp. DAIF2 includes the following:
- the rng gene encoding ribonuclease G has product MEDILINWSPQETRVAVVENGAVQELHIERTLERGLVGNIYSGKVARVLPGMQSAFIDIGLERAAFLHVADLHVNGATPRGHHAENGAAVPIERLVFEGQTLTVQVIKDPIGTKGARLSTQVSIAGRMLVFLPQDEHIGISQKIGSPEAREQLRARMQALVGKAEEGGGGGFILRTNAEDASDAELGADIAYLRKTWALIRERAHRSPPGTLLHQDLSLVERVLRDLASERTGSIRIDSKMQYEVLHGFGEMYMPAATEKLEHYRGERPIFDLNNIDAELDRALARRVDLKSGGYLIVDQTEAMTTIDVNTGGFVGARNFDDTIFKTNLEAAGAIARQLRLRNLGGIIIVDFIDMTREEHKSAVLSEFRKQLSKDRTKVTLGGFTQLGLVEMTRKRTRESLARMLCEPCPTCEGRGQIKTARSVCYDIMREILREARQFSPKEFRVVAAANVVEMLLDEESQHLAGLSDFIGKPISLTAEPANQTEHYDIVLM; this is encoded by the coding sequence ATGGAAGATATTCTGATCAACTGGTCTCCGCAGGAGACCCGGGTGGCCGTGGTCGAGAACGGCGCGGTGCAGGAGCTGCACATAGAGCGCACCCTGGAGCGCGGCCTGGTGGGCAATATCTACTCGGGCAAGGTGGCCCGAGTGCTGCCGGGCATGCAGTCGGCCTTCATCGACATCGGCCTGGAGCGCGCCGCCTTCCTGCATGTGGCGGACCTGCATGTGAACGGCGCCACGCCGCGTGGCCACCATGCCGAGAACGGCGCCGCGGTGCCGATCGAGCGCCTGGTGTTCGAAGGCCAGACCCTGACGGTGCAGGTGATCAAGGACCCGATCGGCACCAAGGGCGCACGCCTGTCGACCCAGGTCAGCATCGCCGGGCGCATGCTCGTGTTCCTGCCGCAGGACGAGCATATCGGCATCTCGCAGAAGATCGGCTCGCCCGAGGCCCGCGAGCAGCTGCGCGCGCGCATGCAGGCCCTGGTCGGCAAGGCGGAGGAGGGCGGCGGTGGCGGTTTCATCCTGCGCACCAATGCGGAGGATGCCTCGGACGCCGAGCTGGGCGCCGACATCGCCTACCTGCGCAAGACCTGGGCCCTGATCCGCGAGCGCGCGCACCGTTCGCCGCCCGGCACCCTGCTGCACCAGGACCTGAGCCTGGTCGAGCGCGTGCTGCGCGACCTGGCCAGCGAGCGCACCGGCTCGATCCGCATCGATTCGAAGATGCAGTACGAGGTGCTGCACGGCTTCGGCGAGATGTACATGCCGGCCGCGACCGAGAAGCTCGAGCATTACCGCGGCGAGCGCCCGATCTTCGATCTCAACAATATCGATGCCGAGCTGGACCGCGCGCTGGCGCGGCGCGTCGACCTGAAGTCGGGCGGCTACCTGATCGTCGACCAGACCGAGGCGATGACGACGATCGACGTCAACACCGGCGGCTTCGTCGGCGCGCGCAATTTCGACGACACCATCTTCAAGACCAACCTGGAGGCGGCCGGCGCGATCGCGCGCCAGCTGCGCCTGCGCAATCTCGGCGGCATCATCATCGTCGACTTCATCGACATGACGCGCGAGGAGCACAAGAGCGCCGTGCTGTCCGAGTTCCGCAAGCAGCTCAGCAAGGACCGCACCAAGGTCACGCTCGGCGGCTTCACCCAGCTGGGCCTGGTCGAGATGACACGCAAACGCACCCGCGAGTCGCTGGCGCGCATGCTCTGCGAGCCCTGCCCGACCTGCGAGGGCCGCGGCCAGATCAAGACCGCGCGCTCGGTCTGCTACGACATCATGCGCGAGATCCTGAGAGAGGCGCGCCAGTTCTCGCCCAAGGAGTTCCGCGTCGTCGCGGCGGCCAATGTGGTCGAGATGCTGCTGGACGAGGAGAGCCAGCATCTGGCCGGGCTGTCGGACTTCATCGGCAAGCCGATCTCGCTGACCGCCGAACCGGCCAACCAGACCGAGCATTACGACATCGTGCTGATGTGA
- a CDS encoding nucleoside triphosphate pyrophosphatase, giving the protein MIYLASQSPRRRQLLDQLGVAHELLLPGADEDAEALETVEPGELPEPYVRRATLNKLDAAVARRAARGLAERPILCSDTTVALGTAILGKPADAAEALAMLTRLSGHTHRVLTAVALAWQGRQALAVSVSHVRFAPVPPALLRRYVESGEPMGKAGAYAIQSSIAGWIEHIEGSYSGIMGLPLFETAELLRGAGFEL; this is encoded by the coding sequence ATGATCTATCTCGCCTCGCAAAGCCCGCGCCGGCGCCAGCTGCTGGACCAGCTGGGCGTGGCCCATGAGCTGCTGCTGCCCGGCGCCGACGAGGATGCCGAGGCGCTGGAGACGGTTGAGCCGGGTGAGCTACCCGAGCCCTATGTGCGCCGCGCCACCTTGAACAAGCTCGATGCCGCGGTGGCGCGCCGCGCCGCGCGCGGCCTGGCCGAGCGGCCCATCCTGTGCTCCGACACCACGGTGGCGCTGGGCACGGCCATCCTCGGCAAGCCGGCCGACGCGGCCGAGGCGCTGGCGATGCTGACCCGCCTGTCGGGCCACACGCATCGCGTGCTGACCGCGGTGGCGCTGGCCTGGCAGGGACGGCAGGCGCTGGCCGTCAGCGTCTCGCATGTGCGCTTCGCGCCGGTGCCGCCGGCGCTGCTGCGCCGCTATGTGGAGAGCGGCGAGCCGATGGGCAAGGCCGGCGCCTATGCGATCCAGAGCAGCATCGCCGGCTGGATCGAGCACATTGAGGGCTCATATTCGGGCATCATGGGGCTGCCCCTGTTCGAGACCGCCGAGTTGCTGCGCGGCGCCGGTTTCGAACTCTGA
- the rlmH gene encoding 23S rRNA (pseudouridine(1915)-N(3))-methyltransferase RlmH, with product MRLLLIAVGQRMPAWADTAYEDFAKRFPPEMRLELKAVKAEPRTAGKTVEQMMVAEGARLEAACPKGARRVILDERGERVTTLQLAERLERWKHDGRDLAIFIGGPDGLDPALKATADEKLRLSDLTLPHAFVRVLLAEGLYRAWSVQAGHPYHRE from the coding sequence ATGCGTCTGCTGCTGATCGCCGTCGGTCAGCGCATGCCGGCCTGGGCCGACACGGCCTACGAGGACTTCGCCAAGCGCTTCCCGCCGGAGATGCGGCTGGAGCTGAAGGCCGTCAAGGCCGAGCCGCGCACCGCCGGCAAGACCGTCGAACAGATGATGGTCGCGGAAGGTGCGCGCCTCGAGGCGGCCTGCCCCAAGGGCGCTCGCCGCGTGATCCTGGACGAGCGCGGCGAGCGCGTCACGACGCTGCAGCTGGCCGAGCGCCTGGAGCGCTGGAAGCATGACGGCCGCGACCTGGCCATCTTCATCGGCGGCCCGGACGGCCTGGATCCGGCGCTGAAGGCCACGGCCGACGAGAAGCTGCGCCTCTCGGATCTGACCCTGCCGCATGCCTTCGTGCGCGTGCTGCTGGCCGAGGGCCTGTACCGCGCCTGGTCGGTGCAGGCCGGCCATCCCTATCACCGTGAGTGA
- the rsfS gene encoding ribosome silencing factor, with protein MDIRKLQRAIVDGLEDVKAQNIQVFNTEHLSPLFERVIIASGTSNRQTKALASSVRVTVKERGMNVMRTEGEENGEWIIVDCGAAVVHVMQPAIREYYHLEEIWGGKPVKLKLGDGEVRLVKASEPEDEEPAPKKKPAKAPATKTAAATAPAKKAPARKGTVSKTVGVKKPAAKTPAAKAPAVKTLKVGVAKPAAKKAAAKPAAKPAAKKAAAPRPVAKKAAPAAKPAAKKTVAKKKA; from the coding sequence ATGGACATTCGTAAACTGCAGCGCGCCATCGTCGATGGCTTGGAAGATGTGAAGGCCCAGAACATCCAGGTCTTCAACACCGAACACCTCTCGCCGCTGTTTGAGCGCGTGATCATCGCCTCGGGCACCAGCAACCGCCAGACCAAGGCCCTGGCCTCCAGCGTGCGCGTGACGGTCAAGGAGCGCGGCATGAATGTCATGCGGACCGAGGGCGAGGAGAACGGCGAGTGGATCATCGTCGACTGCGGTGCCGCCGTCGTGCATGTGATGCAGCCCGCGATCCGCGAGTACTACCACCTCGAAGAGATCTGGGGTGGCAAGCCGGTCAAGCTGAAGCTGGGTGATGGCGAGGTCCGCCTGGTCAAGGCCTCGGAGCCCGAGGACGAGGAACCCGCGCCGAAGAAGAAACCGGCCAAGGCTCCCGCCACGAAGACCGCCGCCGCGACGGCGCCGGCCAAAAAGGCCCCGGCCCGCAAGGGCACGGTCAGCAAGACCGTCGGCGTCAAGAAGCCCGCGGCCAAGACACCGGCGGCCAAGGCTCCGGCGGTCAAGACCCTCAAGGTCGGCGTGGCCAAGCCCGCCGCCAAGAAGGCGGCTGCCAAGCCGGCCGCTAAACCCGCCGCCAAGAAGGCCGCCGCGCCCAGGCCGGTGGCGAAGAAGGCGGCCCCGGCCGCCAAGCCCGCAGCCAAGAAGACCGTGGCCAAGAAGAAGGCCTGA
- the nadD gene encoding nicotinate-nucleotide adenylyltransferase: protein MAVTRVGLFGGSFDPVHLAHLGLARCALQQLGLDRLLWLPAGRPWQKLQDGTGRGLASPEHRRAMVELMVAGEPRFAVDDSELERDGASYTIDTVRARLATRPDEHLFLLIGQDQYARLHTWRDWPALLERVTLAVAARAGAAVQAPPELAGRPHRIEIIAMPPSGISSTQVRDLASRGEDIRPMVGDAVAGYIARHRLYGAL from the coding sequence ATGGCTGTGACGCGCGTCGGTCTGTTCGGCGGCAGCTTCGATCCGGTCCATCTGGCGCATCTGGGTCTGGCGCGCTGCGCGCTGCAGCAGCTGGGCCTGGACCGGCTGCTGTGGCTGCCGGCCGGCCGGCCCTGGCAAAAACTGCAGGATGGGACCGGACGCGGCCTCGCCTCGCCCGAGCATCGGCGCGCGATGGTCGAGTTGATGGTGGCGGGCGAGCCGCGCTTCGCGGTCGACGACAGCGAGCTGGAGCGCGACGGCGCCAGCTACACGATAGACACGGTACGGGCGCGGCTGGCGACGCGTCCGGACGAGCACCTGTTCCTGCTGATCGGGCAGGACCAGTACGCGCGGCTGCATACCTGGCGCGACTGGCCGGCGCTGCTGGAGCGGGTCACCCTGGCGGTGGCGGCGCGCGCCGGTGCGGCGGTGCAGGCGCCGCCGGAGCTGGCCGGTCGGCCGCACCGGATCGAGATCATTGCGATGCCGCCCTCGGGCATCTCTTCCACTCAAGTGCGCGACCTGGCGTCGCGCGGCGAGGACATCCGCCCCATGGTGGGCGATGCGGTAGCGGGGTATATTGCCCGTCACCGCCTTTACGGGGCCCTCTGA
- the hemF gene encoding oxygen-dependent coproporphyrinogen oxidase, whose product MTINTLVVRDYLLGLQQQIITALERADGQAFVTDAWEREPGGRLEGDGLTRLIEEGALFERGGCNFSHVRGRVLPPSATQHRPELAGAPFEAMGVSLVLHPHNPFVPTVHMNVRMFAALPAGQAPVVWFGGGMDLTPYYGFERDAQHFHQTCEAALAPHGAELYPRFKSWCDEYFFLKHRGEPRGIGGIFFDDFALAEEQGGFDAAFAMLRSVGDAFLPAYLPIVERRQSYAYGERERDFQAYRRGRYVEFNLVFDRGTLFGLQSGGRTESILMSMPPQVKWRYDWQPEAGTPEARLYTDFLRPRDWAHEQASHLWL is encoded by the coding sequence ATGACGATCAACACCCTGGTGGTCCGCGACTACCTGCTGGGTCTGCAGCAGCAGATCATCACCGCGCTGGAGCGTGCCGACGGCCAGGCCTTCGTGACCGACGCCTGGGAGCGCGAGCCCGGCGGCCGGCTGGAGGGCGACGGCCTGACGCGCCTGATCGAGGAGGGCGCGCTGTTCGAACGCGGCGGCTGCAACTTCTCGCATGTGCGGGGCCGGGTCTTGCCCCCATCGGCCACCCAGCACCGGCCGGAGCTGGCCGGCGCGCCCTTCGAGGCCATGGGCGTCTCGCTGGTGCTGCACCCGCACAACCCCTTCGTGCCGACGGTGCACATGAATGTGCGCATGTTCGCGGCCCTGCCGGCCGGCCAGGCGCCGGTGGTCTGGTTCGGCGGCGGCATGGACCTGACGCCCTATTACGGCTTCGAGCGCGACGCTCAGCATTTCCACCAGACCTGCGAGGCGGCGCTGGCGCCGCATGGCGCCGAGCTATACCCGCGCTTCAAGAGCTGGTGCGACGAGTACTTCTTCCTGAAACACCGCGGCGAGCCGCGCGGCATCGGCGGCATCTTCTTCGACGACTTCGCGCTGGCCGAGGAGCAGGGCGGTTTCGACGCCGCCTTCGCGATGCTGCGCTCGGTCGGCGATGCCTTCCTGCCGGCCTATCTGCCCATCGTCGAGCGGCGCCAGTCCTACGCCTATGGCGAGCGCGAGCGCGATTTCCAGGCCTACCGGCGCGGCCGCTATGTCGAGTTCAACCTGGTGTTCGACCGCGGCACCCTGTTCGGCCTGCAATCGGGCGGCCGCACCGAATCGATCCTGATGTCGATGCCGCCGCAGGTGAAATGGCGCTACGACTGGCAGCCCGAGGCGGGCACGCCGGAGGCGCGCCTCTACACCGATTTCCTGCGCCCGCGCGACTGGGCGCACGAGCAGGCCAGCCACTTATGGCTGTGA
- a CDS encoding 1-acyl-sn-glycerol-3-phosphate acyltransferase, which yields MSLRPTVAALDAPAAPRLLDGVPLWRPRGSRLARGLFRLVGWRLVCDGLPARQGVMLVYPHTSNWDFPVGIFAKWILGVPLRFWVKDSLFKLPLFGAWLRWLGGVAVRRDSAQGLVADTAAQLRAARERDELFWLVAAPEGTRSHAAGWRSGAYHLALQAGVPVGLASFDFPSRTVTLQQFVHLSGDVAADFALLAELYAGKRGKRPTLAAPVKLLERT from the coding sequence TTGAGCCTGCGCCCGACGGTCGCCGCCCTCGATGCCCCCGCCGCGCCGCGGCTGCTGGACGGCGTGCCCCTGTGGCGGCCGCGCGGCAGCCGGCTGGCACGCGGCCTGTTCCGCCTGGTCGGCTGGCGCCTGGTCTGCGACGGCCTGCCCGCGCGCCAGGGCGTGATGCTGGTCTACCCGCACACCTCCAATTGGGACTTCCCCGTAGGCATCTTCGCCAAGTGGATCCTCGGCGTGCCGCTGCGCTTCTGGGTCAAGGACAGCCTGTTCAAGCTGCCGCTGTTCGGCGCCTGGCTGCGCTGGCTGGGCGGCGTGGCGGTGCGGCGCGACAGCGCCCAGGGCCTGGTGGCGGACACCGCGGCGCAGCTGCGCGCGGCGCGCGAGCGCGACGAGCTGTTCTGGCTGGTGGCCGCGCCCGAGGGCACCCGCTCGCATGCCGCCGGCTGGCGCTCCGGCGCCTATCATCTGGCCTTGCAGGCCGGAGTGCCGGTGGGCCTGGCCTCGTTCGACTTCCCCAGCCGCACCGTGACCCTGCAGCAGTTCGTGCACCTGAGCGGCGATGTGGCGGCCGATTTCGCCCTGCTGGCCGAGCTCTATGCCGGCAAGCGTGGCAAGCGCCCGACGCTGGCCGCGCCCGTCAAGCTGTTGGAAAGAACATGA
- the purD gene encoding phosphoribosylamine--glycine ligase translates to MKVLVLGNGGREHALAWKLAQSERVSQVFVAPGNGGTARSPHLKSVPLSDIKALADFAEAEKIALTVVGPEAFLAAGAVDEFRARGLRIFGPTQAAAQLESSKAFAKDFMLRHGIPTAAYATFSDAAQAHAYVDAQGAPIVIKADGLAAGKGVVVAMTLPEAHEAIDWILADNKLGVVHNEGGARVVIEQFLQGEEASFIVVCDGKNVVSLATSQDHKRLLDKDEGPNTGGMGAYSPAPVVTPNVHAKAMHEIILPTIQGMARDGIPFTGFLYAGLMIDDQGQPRTVEFNTRMGDPETQPIMMRLKSDLFELLMHATDGTLDQVELQWDRRVALGVVMAAEGYPLSPRKGDAITGLPADSADVMVFHAGTTEQDGKLLSNGGRVLCVTALGESVRTAQQLAYDALTSIQFAGKQFRRDIGHRAVAKR, encoded by the coding sequence ATGAAGGTCCTGGTTCTCGGTAACGGTGGCCGCGAGCATGCGCTGGCCTGGAAGCTGGCGCAGAGCGAGCGCGTCAGCCAGGTCTTCGTGGCGCCCGGCAACGGCGGCACCGCACGCAGCCCGCATCTGAAGAGTGTGCCGCTCAGCGACATCAAGGCCCTGGCCGATTTCGCCGAGGCGGAGAAGATCGCGCTGACCGTGGTCGGCCCGGAGGCCTTCCTGGCGGCCGGCGCGGTGGACGAGTTCCGCGCCCGCGGCCTGCGCATTTTCGGCCCAACCCAGGCGGCCGCGCAGCTGGAGTCCAGCAAGGCCTTCGCCAAGGACTTCATGCTGCGCCACGGCATCCCGACCGCGGCCTACGCCACCTTCAGCGATGCCGCCCAGGCCCATGCCTATGTGGATGCGCAGGGCGCGCCGATCGTCATCAAGGCCGACGGCCTGGCGGCCGGCAAGGGCGTGGTCGTCGCGATGACCCTGCCCGAGGCGCATGAGGCGATCGATTGGATCCTGGCAGACAACAAGCTGGGCGTGGTGCACAACGAGGGCGGCGCCCGCGTCGTGATCGAGCAGTTCCTGCAGGGCGAGGAGGCCAGCTTCATCGTCGTCTGCGACGGCAAGAACGTGGTCTCGCTGGCCACCAGCCAGGACCACAAGCGCCTGCTGGACAAGGACGAGGGCCCCAACACCGGCGGCATGGGCGCCTACTCGCCCGCCCCGGTGGTGACGCCCAATGTGCACGCCAAGGCGATGCACGAGATCATCCTGCCGACCATCCAGGGCATGGCGCGCGACGGCATCCCCTTCACCGGCTTCCTCTACGCCGGCCTGATGATCGACGACCAGGGCCAGCCGCGCACGGTGGAGTTCAACACCCGCATGGGCGACCCCGAGACGCAGCCGATCATGATGCGCCTGAAGAGCGATCTGTTCGAGCTGCTGATGCATGCCACCGACGGCACGCTGGACCAGGTCGAGCTGCAATGGGACCGCCGCGTCGCGCTGGGCGTCGTGATGGCCGCCGAGGGCTATCCGTTGTCGCCGCGCAAGGGCGATGCGATCACCGGCCTGCCGGCCGACAGCGCCGATGTGATGGTCTTCCATGCCGGCACGACCGAGCAGGACGGCAAGCTGCTGAGCAATGGCGGCCGCGTGCTCTGCGTCACCGCGCTGGGCGAGTCGGTGCGCACCGCGCAGCAGCTGGCCTATGACGCGCTGACCTCGATCCAGTTCGCCGGCAAGCAGTTCCGCCGCGACATCGGCCATCGGGCGGTGGCCAAGCGTTGA
- a CDS encoding YebC/PmpR family DNA-binding transcriptional regulator, translated as MAGHSKWANIQHRKGRQDEKRGKVWTRLTREIIVAARQGGGDIAMNPRLRLAIEKAKAANMPADNIKRNVDKATGNLDGVTYEEIRYEGYGIGGAAVMIDTMTDNRVRTVAEVRHAFSKYGGNMGTDGSVAFQFKHCGQLVFAPGTSEDRVMEVALEAGAEDVITDDEGAIEVLTAPGDFETVKNALEAAGLKPEIAEVTMRAENTIALTGEDAARMQKLLDVLEDLDDTQEIYHNAEIQE; from the coding sequence ATGGCTGGTCATTCCAAATGGGCCAATATTCAGCACCGCAAGGGGCGTCAGGACGAGAAACGCGGCAAGGTCTGGACGCGCCTGACGCGTGAGATCATCGTCGCGGCCCGCCAGGGTGGCGGCGACATCGCGATGAACCCGCGCCTGCGCCTGGCGATCGAGAAGGCCAAGGCCGCCAACATGCCGGCCGACAACATCAAGCGCAATGTCGACAAGGCCACCGGCAACCTGGACGGCGTGACCTATGAGGAAATCCGCTACGAGGGCTACGGCATCGGCGGCGCGGCCGTGATGATCGACACGATGACGGACAACCGGGTCCGCACCGTGGCCGAGGTGCGGCACGCCTTCAGCAAGTACGGCGGCAATATGGGCACCGACGGCTCGGTGGCCTTCCAGTTCAAGCATTGCGGCCAGCTGGTGTTCGCGCCCGGCACCTCGGAAGACCGGGTGATGGAAGTGGCGCTGGAGGCCGGCGCCGAGGACGTGATCACCGACGACGAGGGCGCGATCGAGGTGCTGACCGCGCCGGGCGACTTCGAGACCGTGAAGAACGCGCTGGAGGCCGCCGGCCTGAAGCCGGAGATTGCCGAGGTGACGATGCGCGCCGAGAACACGATCGCGCTGACCGGCGAGGACGCCGCCCGCATGCAGAAGCTGCTCGACGTGCTGGAGGACCTGGACGATACCCAGGAGATCTATCACAACGCGGAAATCCAAGAATGA
- a CDS encoding helicase HerA-like domain-containing protein → MADPILLARHGDTECQLLPQLANRHGLITGATGTGKTISLQTLAESLSKIGVPVFMADVKGDLTGISQSGKPSEKLLATLKERGIEPPAAAACPTTLWDVFGRQGHPVRATVSDMGPLLLARMLALNETQAGVLQLVFKIADDAGLLLLDLKDLRAMLQHAGDNASQFTTQYGNVSAASIGAIQRGLLQVEEQGGDQFFGEPMLNIADFMQTEGGLGVINILAADQLMNAPRLYATFLLWMLSELFETLPEVGDLDKPKLVFFFDEAHLLFKDAPAALVERIELVVRLVRSKGVGVYFVTQNPLDIPDSVLGQLGNRVQHALRAFTPRDQKAVKAAAETMRAKPGLDIASAITELAVGEALVSLLDEKGRPSITERVYVLPPGSQIGPITSEQRAALLKNSLVAGVYDQAVDRESAYEKLSGRVAAAPAGKGSMADEADAALRTGAGTPQPQEQQGGGMLDGLKDVLFGSTGPRGGRREGLAEAAAKSALRSMGTTVGREIIRGVLGSILGGGASGGSSRRRR, encoded by the coding sequence ATGGCCGACCCGATCCTGCTGGCCCGCCACGGCGACACCGAGTGCCAGTTGCTGCCCCAACTCGCGAACCGGCACGGCCTGATCACCGGCGCCACCGGCACCGGCAAGACCATCAGCCTGCAGACCCTGGCCGAGAGCCTCAGCAAGATCGGCGTGCCGGTCTTCATGGCCGACGTCAAGGGCGACCTGACCGGCATCAGCCAGAGCGGCAAGCCCAGCGAGAAGCTGCTGGCCACGCTGAAGGAGCGCGGCATCGAGCCGCCCGCCGCCGCGGCCTGCCCCACCACGCTGTGGGACGTGTTCGGCCGCCAGGGCCACCCGGTGCGCGCCACCGTCTCGGACATGGGGCCGCTGCTGCTCGCGCGCATGCTGGCGCTCAACGAGACCCAGGCCGGTGTGCTGCAGCTGGTGTTCAAGATCGCCGACGACGCGGGCCTGCTGCTGCTGGACCTGAAGGACCTGCGCGCGATGCTGCAGCATGCGGGCGACAACGCAAGCCAGTTCACCACCCAGTACGGCAATGTCTCGGCCGCCAGCATCGGTGCGATCCAGCGCGGCCTGCTGCAGGTGGAGGAACAGGGCGGCGACCAGTTCTTCGGCGAGCCGATGCTCAATATCGCCGACTTCATGCAGACCGAGGGCGGCCTGGGCGTGATCAACATCCTGGCGGCCGACCAGCTGATGAACGCGCCGCGCCTGTATGCCACCTTCCTGCTGTGGATGCTGTCGGAGCTGTTCGAGACCCTGCCCGAGGTGGGCGACCTGGACAAGCCCAAGCTGGTGTTCTTCTTCGACGAGGCGCATCTGCTGTTCAAGGACGCGCCGGCCGCGCTGGTCGAGCGCATCGAGCTGGTGGTGCGCCTGGTGCGCTCCAAGGGCGTCGGCGTCTATTTCGTGACCCAGAACCCGCTGGACATCCCGGACTCGGTGCTGGGCCAGCTGGGCAACCGGGTGCAGCATGCGCTGCGCGCCTTCACCCCGCGCGACCAGAAGGCGGTCAAGGCCGCGGCCGAGACCATGCGCGCCAAGCCCGGCCTGGACATCGCCAGCGCGATCACCGAGCTGGCGGTCGGCGAGGCCCTGGTCAGCCTCTTGGACGAGAAGGGCCGGCCCAGCATCACCGAGCGCGTCTATGTGCTGCCGCCGGGCAGCCAGATCGGCCCGATCACGTCGGAGCAGCGCGCCGCGCTGCTGAAGAACTCGCTGGTGGCCGGGGTCTATGACCAGGCGGTCGATCGCGAATCGGCCTACGAGAAGCTCAGCGGCCGGGTCGCCGCGGCGCCGGCGGGCAAGGGCTCGATGGCCGACGAGGCCGATGCGGCCCTGCGTACCGGGGCAGGTACACCGCAGCCACAGGAACAGCAGGGCGGCGGCATGCTGGACGGCCTGAAGGATGTGCTGTTCGGCTCCACCGGCCCACGCGGCGGGCGCCGCGAGGGCCTGGCCGAGGCGGCCGCCAAGTCCGCCCTGCGCTCGATGGGCACGACGGTGGGCCGCGAGATCATCCGCGGCGTGCTGGGCAGCATCCTGGGCGGCGGCGCCTCGGGCGGCAGCAGCCGCCGGCGCCGCTGA
- a CDS encoding DUF2306 domain-containing protein: MPSNSLTPLIAIHITLAGSALALGPVALSLRKGSRGHRAFGYAWVTLMLGAAISAMFIRDYQLPNIAGYTPIHLFVPLTFWAIARAIWAVMHGQLRRHRSSMWGAYLGGCVAAGTMALLPQRYLGQLVWHQWLGWV, encoded by the coding sequence ATGCCCAGCAACAGCCTCACGCCCCTGATCGCCATCCATATCACCCTGGCCGGCAGCGCCCTCGCGCTGGGGCCGGTGGCGCTGAGCCTGCGCAAGGGCTCGCGCGGCCACCGCGCCTTCGGCTATGCCTGGGTCACCCTGATGCTGGGCGCGGCCATCTCCGCGATGTTCATCCGCGATTACCAATTGCCCAATATCGCCGGCTACACCCCGATCCACCTGTTCGTGCCGCTGACCTTCTGGGCCATCGCCCGCGCGATCTGGGCGGTGATGCATGGCCAGCTGCGGCGCCACCGCAGCTCGATGTGGGGCGCCTACCTGGGCGGCTGCGTCGCCGCCGGCACGATGGCCCTGCTGCCGCAGCGCTATCTGGGCCAGCTGGTCTGGCACCAATGGCTGGGCTGGGTCTGA